From one Neovison vison isolate M4711 chromosome 1, ASM_NN_V1, whole genome shotgun sequence genomic stretch:
- the LOC122914748 gene encoding epididymal secretory glutathione peroxidase-like has protein sequence MTAQLRASLLALVLLAGSLQTRARPEKTRTNCYRDVKGTIYDYEALTLNRNELIQFKQFAGKLILLVNVATYCGLTAQYPELNALQEELMPVGLVVLGFPCNQFGKQEPGDNSEILPGLKHVRPGRGFVPNFQLFEKGDVNGEKEQKVFTFLKLSCPHPSEVLGSLRHISWDPVKVHDIRWNFEKFLVGPDGVPVMRWSHRTPVGAVRADILEYLKQPSST, from the exons ATGACCGCGCAGCTGAGAGCCTCCCTCCTGGCACTGGTTCTGCTAGCTGGCTCTCTGCAGACCCGTGCCAGGCCTGAGAAGACGAGG ACAAATTGCTACCGAGACGTGAAAGGCACCATCTACGACTATGAAGCCCTCACTCTGAACAGAAACGAGCTCATCCAGTTCAAGCAGTTCGCGGGCAAGCTCATCCTCCTTGTCAACGTGGCCACCTACTGCGGCCTGACGGCTCAGTATCCGG AATTGAATGCACTTCAGGAGGAGCTGATGCCCGTGGGCCTGGTTGTGCTGGGCTTTCCCTGCAACCAGTTCGGAAAGCAGGAACCGGGAGACAACTCGGAGATCCTTCCAGGGCTGAA GCACGTCCGTCCAGGGAGAGGTTTCGTACCTAATTTCCAGCTTTTTGAGAAGGGGGATGTGAATGGCGAGAAAGAACAGAAGGTCTTCACCTTCTTGAAG CTCTCCTGCCCTCACCCCTCGGAGGTTCTGGGATCTTTGAGACACATATCCTGGGATCCCGTAAAGGTCCACGACATCCGCTGGAACTTCGAGAAGTTCCTGGTGGGGCCTGACGGGGTCCCGGTCATGCGCTGGTCCCACCGGACTCCCGTCGGCGCGGTCAGGGCAGACATCCTGGAGTACCTCAAACAGCCCAGCAGTACATAG